In a single window of the Phycisphaerales bacterium genome:
- a CDS encoding GNAT family N-acetyltransferase, whose translation MTTPIHFGWEGEKVRLVPLDRDRHFQNCVRWVNDPYVTEWTLVGDFPITRLQEEAYFERHARQASPSDVVFAIETLSEEEEHIGLASLHQIDYRHGTAQTGTLIGRRKFWGQGFGTDAIRVRTRYAFEVLGLRLLLSEVMAPNVASLRALAHAGYREVGRIPDRHWKRGAYRDAVLLAHHRERYACEPNVP comes from the coding sequence GTGACGACGCCGATTCATTTCGGGTGGGAGGGTGAGAAAGTGCGCCTGGTGCCGCTCGACCGGGACCGGCATTTTCAGAACTGCGTCCGGTGGGTCAACGATCCTTATGTCACCGAATGGACACTGGTCGGTGATTTTCCGATCACACGCTTGCAGGAAGAGGCGTACTTTGAGCGTCACGCCCGGCAGGCAAGCCCATCCGACGTGGTCTTCGCAATCGAAACGCTGAGCGAGGAGGAGGAACATATCGGCTTGGCGTCTCTACATCAGATCGACTACCGGCACGGGACCGCCCAGACAGGCACTCTCATCGGTCGGCGGAAATTCTGGGGACAGGGTTTCGGGACCGATGCGATCCGGGTGCGTACGCGCTACGCCTTCGAGGTGCTGGGTTTACGGCTATTGCTGAGCGAGGTCATGGCGCCCAACGTGGCGTCGCTGCGCGCGCTGGCGCACGCCGGCTATCGTGAGGTCGGCCGCATCCCGGACCGCCACTGGAAACGCGGCGCGTATCGCGATGCGGTCCTGCTGGCCCATCATCGCGAACGATACGCCTGCGAGCCCAACGTTCCGTAG
- a CDS encoding TetR/AcrR family transcriptional regulator, translated as MARPVEKREHIEHGMLTVVARKGLRGSTIQEIAEAASVSPGLLYRYWKSRDDLAVEVYRKNYAALTQRLAGLALSERDASRRLALLVRAFLSYADEHPLVLRFLLLSQHDLARSVPTEFGVRAMVERVLRDGVEQGTFRPVPPGLGLQLLLGLVLQPVVGVLYGDLQGPVSQYGDEICDAFNRLLRP; from the coding sequence ATGGCCAGGCCGGTCGAGAAACGGGAACACATCGAGCACGGCATGTTGACCGTCGTGGCCCGGAAAGGGTTGCGGGGGTCCACGATCCAGGAAATCGCGGAAGCGGCAAGTGTTTCTCCCGGCTTGCTTTATCGCTATTGGAAGAGCCGCGACGATCTCGCGGTAGAGGTCTATCGCAAGAACTACGCGGCGCTGACACAGCGGTTGGCCGGCTTGGCCTTGTCCGAGCGCGATGCGTCTCGACGGCTCGCCCTGCTCGTACGGGCCTTCCTGTCCTACGCAGACGAGCATCCCCTCGTGCTGCGCTTCCTCCTGCTGAGTCAGCACGACTTGGCGCGATCGGTCCCGACCGAATTCGGTGTACGGGCCATGGTGGAGCGCGTCCTGCGGGATGGCGTGGAACAAGGTACCTTCCGACCTGTTCCGCCTGGACTCGGGCTTCAGTTGCTGCTGGGGCTGGTGCTCCAACCGGTGGTGGGGGTGCTGTACGGAGACCTCCAGGGGCCCGTAAGTCAATACGGAGATGAAATTTGCGATGCATTCAACCGGTTGCTGCGGCCGTGA
- a CDS encoding BACON domain-containing protein, which translates to MIKLSTRPVRSLLVLSMLQVFLAGAILGGCGGDLSNVVDPVVLDTWDRPQSGSDPAPTGSGTNNPPPPPNGDSIAHVPQVVTNPITPIVRGDVQQREDTPILYVDVIELNFGAQAAAGGFAVTNVGTGTLNYTVATDVTWATISLAGGSSTGEPDPVVVFVQRANLPPGVYVGFVNISASNGESHIVNLIMTVPVPDDPDEPPPPPAPTLTLSTDTVHFGPDGWTRGFTLANTGSAFDFTLAVDQPWLSLSTTSGTLGAETITVTLTAERLELVTGDHTAKVTIGTTAGLSASVTVHLEKPLTTPLIIPWLEVNVADEAQIEHCVAGLQKWRRVTHTAVVTTNTGREWLYTTLKQRVPDMQIIPGIKTAPRLGTNSFDNLLGWERIATSAALMVANAGVNQLVLENETALMSYWFGGATINFSQLAAGLSTLPPHIEYIWFPSVHSRQAWLQQRSADLCAFVNGVINTRFVDQSICHPLWPNDQAWIQNRATLEALSSNPILPLIYFGCSGDTCFWTYDGIPRALGLLSQRSDVLFYTGSTLWIEAAEQTDVQLWQRP; encoded by the coding sequence ATGATCAAGCTTTCCACGCGCCCCGTCCGCTCCCTCCTGGTGCTCTCAATGCTCCAGGTATTCCTGGCGGGTGCCATCCTCGGCGGTTGCGGAGGCGATCTCAGCAACGTCGTTGACCCTGTTGTGCTGGATACCTGGGATCGGCCGCAGAGCGGGTCGGACCCGGCCCCAACGGGCAGCGGTACGAACAATCCACCGCCACCCCCCAACGGTGATTCAATTGCGCATGTGCCGCAGGTGGTAACGAATCCGATCACCCCGATTGTGCGCGGAGACGTGCAACAGCGGGAAGATACGCCGATTCTGTACGTGGATGTCATCGAGCTCAACTTCGGTGCGCAAGCGGCCGCTGGCGGCTTTGCCGTTACGAACGTCGGGACGGGTACGCTGAACTACACCGTGGCGACCGACGTGACGTGGGCCACGATCAGTCTTGCCGGGGGTTCGAGCACCGGCGAACCCGATCCGGTCGTGGTGTTCGTGCAGCGCGCCAACCTGCCGCCCGGTGTGTACGTCGGGTTCGTCAACATCTCTGCGAGCAATGGCGAAAGCCACATCGTCAACCTGATCATGACCGTCCCGGTGCCGGATGATCCGGATGAGCCCCCGCCGCCACCGGCACCGACTCTGACGCTGAGCACGGACACCGTTCACTTCGGCCCCGACGGCTGGACGCGCGGATTCACGCTCGCGAACACGGGATCGGCCTTTGACTTTACTCTAGCGGTCGACCAGCCGTGGCTCTCACTCAGCACGACGAGCGGGACGCTCGGAGCCGAGACGATCACGGTGACCTTGACGGCGGAGCGGCTCGAACTCGTGACGGGAGACCACACGGCGAAGGTTACGATCGGGACGACGGCCGGCTTGTCAGCCAGCGTGACGGTGCACCTGGAAAAGCCGTTGACGACCCCGCTCATCATTCCCTGGCTGGAAGTGAACGTGGCCGACGAAGCCCAAATCGAGCACTGCGTGGCTGGTTTGCAAAAGTGGCGCCGAGTGACTCATACGGCGGTGGTCACGACGAACACGGGGCGGGAATGGCTTTACACGACGCTCAAGCAGCGTGTCCCGGATATGCAGATCATTCCAGGTATCAAGACGGCCCCGCGACTGGGTACGAACTCCTTTGACAATCTCCTGGGTTGGGAACGCATTGCGACCTCCGCAGCGCTGATGGTCGCCAACGCCGGCGTCAACCAACTCGTGCTGGAGAACGAGACGGCGCTCATGTCCTACTGGTTCGGCGGCGCCACGATCAACTTCTCGCAACTGGCCGCCGGCCTTTCAACGCTGCCCCCGCACATCGAGTACATCTGGTTCCCCAGCGTTCACAGCCGGCAGGCCTGGCTGCAGCAACGTTCGGCCGACCTATGCGCGTTCGTAAACGGTGTCATCAATACGCGCTTCGTCGATCAGAGCATTTGCCACCCCCTGTGGCCGAATGACCAGGCCTGGATCCAGAACCGCGCCACGCTCGAGGCGCTTTCGAGCAATCCGATTCTGCCGCTCATCTACTTCGGCTGCTCGGGCGACACCTGCTTCTGGACTTATGACGGCATTCCGCGCGCCCTGGGATTGCTTTCGCAGCGGTCGGATGTTCTCTTCTACACCGGCAGCACGCTCTGGATCGAAGCGGCCGAGCAGACCGACGTGCAGCTTTGGCAGCGTCCGTAG
- a CDS encoding lamin tail domain-containing protein — protein sequence MKWWQQGLVLALAAGVASTAFAGIYITEWMYDGQDGEFIEFTNLGAAPVDFTGWGFVDNNYPNLERRFDLSGFGNVQPGEAVVLTEAAEGDFRSAWALDPAIKVVGLLGANQNGWNIGRADSIILLDANDNIADRLDYGDQAFPGSIRTQRISGNPLTPAALGANDPYLWVLSFEGDEYGSYRSVSNDLGNPGYFVPEPAAFVLFALAAGLLRRR from the coding sequence ATGAAGTGGTGGCAGCAGGGTCTTGTGTTGGCATTGGCGGCGGGTGTGGCTTCAACCGCGTTCGCGGGGATCTACATCACCGAGTGGATGTACGACGGACAGGATGGCGAGTTCATCGAATTCACGAACCTGGGCGCCGCGCCGGTCGACTTCACCGGCTGGGGCTTCGTGGACAACAATTACCCGAATCTGGAGCGACGCTTTGATCTTTCGGGCTTCGGAAACGTACAGCCCGGCGAGGCGGTGGTGCTGACCGAAGCGGCCGAAGGTGACTTCCGCTCCGCCTGGGCGCTCGATCCGGCGATCAAGGTGGTTGGCTTGCTCGGCGCAAACCAGAACGGCTGGAACATCGGGCGCGCCGACAGCATCATCCTGCTGGACGCCAATGACAACATCGCGGATCGGCTGGACTACGGCGATCAGGCGTTCCCGGGCAGTATTCGCACACAGCGCATCAGCGGGAATCCGCTCACGCCGGCGGCGCTCGGCGCAAACGACCCGTACCTATGGGTGCTCTCGTTCGAGGGGGACGAGTACGGCTCGTACCGCTCCGTCAGCAACGACCTCGGCAACCCCGGCTACTTTGTTCCGGAGCCGGCGGCCTTCGTGCTGTTTGCTTTAGCCGCAGGCCTGCTTCGCCGTCGCTAG
- a CDS encoding tetratricopeptide repeat protein, whose amino-acid sequence MKASQHTQGGRHKVLTAKALVLLLSFVSGSAGAQPQIVDLENWTPPPDPRPVLAIMGFTAAPESDERDLWIPIACEELLARRLVRAPGVVVVPTLRLQQARRELSLTGDEPPNWGSVAELLGATHWLRATCSGTGDQLTIELLLHDLRHPEVVTEVRLPAGRLFDQLAAAVRWTLVALGVGTDLTEAQWEMLTEPAARRPGAVEYYALAVQAARSNDLPGALRWSGLALDADRRFRAALLLRAQLEAQVGPEGREDATRRLRVLSDLARLADDPFDRVRAELGLSLLLQTVGGFEAACQRAETALALAEESGDVYGQFTALTALCDAHLLRPFPADDTLTVDQRAGFARYHAWRAVEWQLILVRMLEARGDLLAALPAINKLGLIYDRLDEAQRAQARHKQTLALAERVGTRAHQATAWLYLGQWHRRHEQWPEALAALRKCFELAEEGTRPAVRMAMGAVYRSTDRPREALVEYEAAYAALRDGDDLTSQFVCLRELAEVRAAVGQRREAADALREALDIARVLKLPEREEVERELEALR is encoded by the coding sequence ATGAAGGCCTCGCAACACACGCAGGGCGGCCGCCACAAAGTGCTTACCGCGAAGGCACTCGTGTTGCTTCTGAGCTTCGTCAGCGGGTCGGCGGGCGCCCAGCCGCAGATCGTGGATTTGGAGAACTGGACGCCACCGCCTGACCCACGGCCGGTGCTGGCCATCATGGGCTTCACGGCCGCACCCGAGAGCGATGAACGCGATCTGTGGATTCCGATCGCTTGCGAAGAACTGCTCGCCCGGCGACTGGTGCGTGCGCCGGGGGTGGTGGTCGTTCCAACCCTGCGGCTACAGCAGGCCCGGAGGGAACTGTCACTGACGGGTGACGAGCCACCGAATTGGGGTTCCGTGGCGGAGTTGCTGGGTGCGACACATTGGCTCCGCGCAACGTGCAGCGGAACTGGAGACCAGCTTACGATCGAGCTGCTCCTGCACGACCTGCGTCATCCGGAGGTCGTAACGGAAGTGCGGCTCCCGGCGGGTCGCCTCTTTGACCAGTTGGCGGCTGCCGTACGGTGGACCCTCGTGGCGCTGGGGGTGGGCACGGATCTGACCGAGGCGCAATGGGAGATGTTGACCGAGCCCGCTGCGCGGCGACCCGGCGCTGTGGAATACTACGCATTGGCTGTGCAGGCGGCGCGGTCCAACGATCTGCCTGGAGCGCTGCGTTGGAGCGGGTTGGCGCTGGATGCCGATCGGCGCTTCCGGGCCGCACTTCTGTTGCGCGCGCAGCTCGAAGCACAGGTCGGTCCGGAAGGGCGCGAGGATGCCACGCGGCGGCTGCGGGTGTTGAGTGATCTGGCACGACTCGCGGACGATCCCTTTGATCGCGTCCGCGCCGAGTTGGGCCTGAGTCTGCTGCTTCAGACTGTCGGCGGTTTCGAGGCGGCGTGTCAGCGCGCGGAAACCGCGCTGGCCCTGGCCGAGGAGTCCGGCGATGTCTACGGCCAGTTCACGGCGCTGACCGCGCTCTGCGATGCACACCTGTTACGCCCGTTTCCCGCGGACGACACGCTGACCGTCGATCAACGGGCCGGATTCGCGCGGTACCACGCCTGGCGGGCGGTGGAGTGGCAGCTCATTCTCGTGCGAATGCTCGAAGCACGCGGAGACCTCCTCGCAGCACTGCCGGCCATCAACAAGCTGGGCCTGATATACGACCGGCTGGACGAGGCGCAACGAGCGCAGGCGCGGCACAAGCAAACGCTGGCCCTTGCCGAGCGTGTCGGCACCCGCGCGCACCAGGCCACGGCCTGGCTGTACCTCGGCCAGTGGCATCGCCGGCATGAGCAGTGGCCGGAGGCGCTCGCGGCTTTGCGCAAGTGTTTTGAACTGGCGGAGGAAGGCACGCGACCGGCCGTGCGTATGGCCATGGGTGCGGTGTACCGGTCGACGGACCGACCGCGCGAGGCACTGGTCGAGTACGAGGCCGCCTATGCGGCGCTCCGGGACGGGGACGATCTGACCAGCCAGTTCGTATGCCTGCGCGAGCTGGCCGAGGTACGTGCGGCCGTTGGGCAGCGACGCGAGGCGGCGGACGCGCTGCGGGAGGCGTTGGACATCGCGCGGGTGCTCAAGTTACCGGAGCGCGAGGAAGTGGAGCGCGAGCTGGAAGCGCTGCGCTAG
- a CDS encoding phytanoyl-CoA dioxygenase family protein, whose amino-acid sequence MLTPDQVRFFHENGFLIMRGIIPQRDLDAMRAAADRLQADALAKVQRAGYLDQANRVNKDWIEHPVDHYVYREKDDGAFSFHRVERLYSQDPIFAQMAVAETLLNNAWQILERPFWPRGGNLVYKLPYEGAAVRWHQDIPYLYWSSGGHTNRGRSTTHPIPNFTTDIYLEPSNRDNGGLFAIPGTHRNGTVDVDKMVAEHGWDLPGAVPLELEPGDAMFHHVAVVHGSKENKSASRRRTFYIHYLTDETIADAYSDWPDLLSAEENTAKWGQALQDRSAWTQGQFHEPLRFMPTPQGLRPTNG is encoded by the coding sequence ATGCTTACGCCGGATCAAGTTCGCTTTTTTCATGAAAACGGCTTTCTCATTATGCGGGGAATCATCCCCCAACGTGACCTTGACGCGATGCGTGCCGCGGCCGATCGCCTTCAGGCCGACGCACTCGCGAAGGTTCAGCGGGCGGGCTACCTCGATCAGGCCAACCGCGTCAACAAGGACTGGATCGAACACCCCGTCGATCATTACGTCTATCGCGAGAAGGACGACGGTGCTTTCTCTTTCCACCGTGTCGAGCGCCTCTACTCCCAGGATCCGATCTTCGCCCAGATGGCCGTGGCCGAAACCTTGCTCAACAACGCCTGGCAGATCCTCGAGCGGCCGTTCTGGCCGCGGGGCGGCAATCTCGTCTACAAGCTGCCATACGAAGGGGCGGCTGTGCGTTGGCACCAGGACATCCCTTATCTCTACTGGTCCAGCGGCGGGCACACGAACCGAGGACGGTCCACCACGCACCCGATCCCGAACTTCACGACGGACATCTACCTGGAGCCGTCCAATCGCGACAACGGCGGGCTGTTCGCCATTCCCGGGACACACCGTAATGGCACGGTCGACGTGGACAAAATGGTCGCTGAGCACGGCTGGGACCTGCCTGGTGCAGTGCCGCTCGAACTGGAACCCGGCGACGCGATGTTCCACCATGTCGCGGTCGTACACGGCTCCAAGGAGAACAAGTCGGCCAGCAGGCGCCGCACGTTCTACATCCACTACCTAACCGACGAGACAATTGCCGATGCCTACTCGGATTGGCCGGACCTGTTGAGTGCCGAAGAAAACACGGCGAAGTGGGGCCAGGCGCTGCAGGACCGCTCTGCATGGACACAAGGGCAGTTCCATGAGCCGCTGCGCTTCATGCCGACACCGCAGGGCCTGCGGCCGACGAACGGGTAG
- a CDS encoding aspartate-semialdehyde dehydrogenase encodes MVSCPPVAGYVVAPDRRRAPPGQARCADFCRIGVVAVRTIAIVGATGAVGAEFCAVLSARGFPAQEVRYLASARSAGASIAGVHGPARVAEVSADAFVGVDCAFFSAGAGISRTFAPLARAAGALVIDNSSAYRMDTDVPLVVPEVNPAAAHAHHGLIANPNCSTIIAAIVLWPLHQLVPLRRVVVATYQAASGAGARALAELEAQTRAVLAGEPPRPEVFPVPCAFNVFSHNSAVGSDGYNVEETKLICETRKIFGDATLRIAPTCMRVPVKRAHTEVFALEFAAPMTVEAARAVLARAPGVRLVDEPAANRFPTPLEASGADDVLVGRLRCDPSVPDGRGLQLMCAGDQLRKGAALNAVQIAELLL; translated from the coding sequence ATGGTATCATGCCCACCGGTTGCTGGATACGTCGTCGCACCGGACCGGAGGAGAGCACCTCCCGGCCAGGCCCGGTGCGCAGATTTCTGCAGGATCGGAGTTGTTGCGGTGCGGACAATCGCGATCGTCGGCGCTACGGGTGCCGTGGGGGCTGAATTCTGTGCCGTGCTGAGCGCAAGAGGGTTTCCGGCGCAGGAGGTGCGCTACCTTGCCTCGGCGCGCTCGGCGGGTGCCAGCATCGCCGGTGTTCACGGTCCGGCGCGGGTAGCCGAAGTATCTGCGGATGCTTTCGTGGGTGTTGATTGTGCATTCTTTTCAGCGGGTGCCGGTATCAGCCGGACTTTTGCCCCCCTGGCTCGCGCGGCCGGGGCCCTCGTCATCGACAACTCGTCGGCTTATCGCATGGATACGGATGTGCCGCTGGTTGTGCCGGAGGTGAACCCTGCGGCGGCGCACGCGCATCACGGTTTGATCGCCAACCCGAATTGTTCGACGATTATCGCGGCAATCGTCCTGTGGCCGCTGCATCAGTTGGTGCCACTGCGCCGGGTCGTAGTCGCAACGTATCAGGCGGCCAGCGGTGCCGGAGCTCGCGCCTTGGCTGAGCTCGAAGCCCAGACCCGCGCCGTGCTTGCGGGGGAGCCGCCGCGCCCGGAGGTTTTTCCGGTCCCGTGCGCCTTCAACGTCTTCAGCCACAACAGTGCGGTCGGATCGGACGGCTACAACGTGGAGGAAACGAAGCTGATCTGCGAGACACGCAAGATCTTCGGCGACGCGACCCTGCGGATCGCACCGACGTGCATGCGCGTGCCGGTAAAGCGCGCCCACACCGAAGTCTTTGCGCTCGAGTTTGCTGCTCCGATGACCGTGGAAGCCGCCCGCGCGGTGCTGGCGCGCGCCCCGGGGGTGAGACTGGTGGATGAACCGGCGGCGAATCGCTTTCCGACACCACTGGAGGCCAGTGGGGCAGACGACGTACTCGTCGGCCGTTTGCGTTGTGACCCCAGTGTGCCGGATGGCCGGGGGCTGCAACTCATGTGTGCCGGTGACCAGTTGCGGAAGGGCGCCGCCCTGAACGCGGTGCAGATCGCGGAGCTCCTGCTGTGA
- a CDS encoding aminotransferase class V-fold PLP-dependent enzyme encodes MMRRYFDNAATSHPKPPQVLAAVVQYCENIHASAGRGAYREALASERLLQRCRDALRRLFGCAPDVHVVFTLNGTDALNLALKGLLRPGDHVVTTVMDHNSVLRPLSALAAQSGVEWTTVPVHPLTTQLNPADLEQALRPETRLVALNHASNVTGVVQPLADVSEICRRRGVRLLVDAAQSAGHLPIDLGLLPVDLLACPGHKGLLGPLGTGVLLIGAEVATELRTVREGGTGSASELPVQPDIWPDRFEAGSHNAPGLAGLLAAVEWLLERGVSALRAHELELSRVLQERLSAIDGLTWYGPRDARERVGVFSIRIAGLEPAELSTLLEEQFDILSRSGLHCAPLAHAAIGTLTLGGTTRLSTGPFTTPDDIESAAIALERITRGAVLASAGN; translated from the coding sequence CTGATGCGAAGGTATTTTGACAACGCGGCCACCAGCCATCCCAAACCACCGCAAGTGCTTGCCGCCGTGGTGCAATACTGCGAGAACATCCACGCCAGTGCCGGTCGCGGGGCCTACCGCGAAGCGCTTGCTTCCGAGCGCCTGCTGCAGCGCTGCCGTGACGCCCTCCGTCGGCTGTTCGGCTGTGCGCCGGACGTGCATGTTGTTTTTACCCTGAACGGTACGGACGCACTGAATCTCGCTCTCAAGGGACTGCTGCGGCCAGGGGATCACGTCGTAACGACGGTCATGGACCACAACTCGGTCCTGCGCCCCCTCAGTGCACTCGCTGCCCAGAGCGGCGTCGAGTGGACCACCGTCCCGGTCCATCCACTCACTACACAGCTGAATCCGGCAGACCTTGAGCAGGCCCTGCGACCGGAGACACGCCTGGTGGCGCTGAATCACGCGAGCAACGTAACAGGGGTCGTGCAGCCGCTCGCAGATGTCAGCGAGATCTGTCGGCGGAGGGGCGTGCGACTGCTGGTGGACGCGGCTCAGTCGGCGGGGCACCTACCGATCGACCTTGGATTGCTACCCGTGGATCTGCTGGCGTGCCCCGGACACAAGGGGCTCCTGGGGCCGCTGGGCACCGGCGTACTGCTCATCGGCGCTGAGGTGGCCACAGAGCTGCGCACCGTGCGCGAGGGCGGGACCGGCTCCGCCAGCGAGCTCCCGGTGCAGCCCGACATCTGGCCGGACCGCTTCGAAGCTGGCAGCCACAACGCGCCGGGGCTCGCGGGCCTGTTGGCGGCCGTGGAATGGCTGCTGGAGCGGGGCGTCTCCGCACTGCGCGCGCACGAACTGGAGCTTAGCCGGGTGTTGCAGGAGCGCCTCAGCGCGATCGACGGTTTGACCTGGTATGGCCCGCGCGATGCCCGTGAGCGTGTCGGGGTCTTCAGCATACGCATCGCCGGGCTCGAACCCGCGGAACTCTCCACCCTGCTCGAGGAGCAGTTCGACATCCTCTCGCGCAGCGGGTTGCATTGTGCCCCGCTGGCACACGCAGCCATCGGCACGCTTACGCTCGGCGGAACCACGCGCCTGTCGACCGGACCGTTTACCACTCCCGACGACATCGAGAGCGCCGCGATCGCTCTGGAGCGCATCACACGCGGCGCGGTGCTGGCATCGGCCGGCAACTGA
- a CDS encoding WYL domain-containing protein, giving the protein MNTDVVRALVELAELRRMVRLTYRRSLSALRPDRRIVEPYSFAHHFNDIVLRCYQHEPEAGWRFLRLARIDAVEDGGQAFQPRRRIHLPTEEFLPEAPATSSPWTPELRAYRDLIYDALADGKLTEEERLSAQQFALERGILLSQLRFVHAAVFHECLGLILEDGEVEDDERAQLRFLHRVLTALGWSVSEG; this is encoded by the coding sequence ATGAACACCGATGTCGTCCGAGCACTGGTCGAACTCGCCGAACTCAGGCGCATGGTCCGCCTGACGTATCGGCGGAGTCTCTCCGCACTCCGGCCGGACCGGCGCATCGTGGAACCGTACAGTTTCGCCCATCATTTCAACGACATCGTGCTGCGCTGTTATCAGCACGAACCCGAGGCCGGATGGCGTTTTTTGCGACTTGCCCGCATCGACGCGGTGGAGGACGGCGGACAGGCGTTTCAGCCGCGCCGTAGAATCCACCTGCCGACAGAAGAGTTTCTCCCCGAGGCCCCTGCCACCTCTTCCCCATGGACACCTGAGCTGCGGGCCTATCGGGATTTGATCTACGACGCGCTGGCCGACGGAAAACTAACCGAAGAAGAACGCCTCAGCGCCCAGCAATTCGCGCTCGAACGCGGCATTCTCCTCTCGCAATTGCGGTTCGTGCATGCCGCCGTCTTTCACGAGTGCCTGGGACTCATCCTGGAGGATGGGGAAGTGGAGGACGACGAACGCGCTCAGTTGCGATTCCTGCACCGTGTACTGACCGCCCTGGGCTGGAGTGTGTCCGAAGGATGA
- a CDS encoding DUF2934 domain-containing protein, which produces MLATATRRSRSSPRSKPVEELIPTLSGPTEEEIRERAYQIFISRGGTPGNPEWDWQQAELELRARFALLGRP; this is translated from the coding sequence ATGTTGGCTACCGCTACCCGAAGATCCCGTTCCAGCCCTCGCAGCAAGCCGGTTGAGGAGCTGATTCCGACCCTCAGCGGACCAACCGAGGAAGAGATTCGAGAACGGGCTTACCAGATTTTCATCTCCCGGGGAGGTACCCCGGGAAACCCGGAATGGGACTGGCAGCAAGCCGAGCTCGAACTCCGGGCCCGCTTTGCGCTGCTGGGGCGACCGTAG